Proteins encoded within one genomic window of Alcanivorax sp. REN37:
- a CDS encoding M48 family metalloprotease translates to MSFFEQQARARRRSLVLVGYFLLAVLLTMVAVVAGFYLLHAYLDSKVPPLGPWLRDGPALVASLTVLAVVAAGSLTKLWQLRDGGEGLARLLKARAVTAGADAPQERQLINVVEEMAIAAGLPMPRLYVLDNEPHINAMVAGYQTSRACLFVTRGALEQLPRDELQGVIAHEFSHIFNADMRLNLHLVALLAGILTLGKLGSFLMRNAFHLSASQRHSRNSNKDSGGALFLVVGLLLVLIGYLGLLFGRLIKAAISRQREMLADAGAVQFTRNPAGLAGALTRLRNGAGTELRSVYAEDMSHMCFGNPLAAHRRWLATHPELDERLAALGPQWLARARVSARRAATPDPQQPQPHLAAAGSAMAFSGAAVAAQVGTVTPAHLGYAQSLVDMIPPPVRAGLREADSARDILMSLMVANAGSAGAGMLAAHPQQAALAHWLPLLRPLGPRMRLPLVDLALPALREQSLDARQQTLQALTSLLRQDTAFSVFEFTLLQLVTHQLLPRDGRKAVLYHRYAEVGPELTLLLSVLVHASGATGDAAEHLFQRSGRVLLPAGSTLRPRTVCRLEWLGEALNRLNLLAPRLKQALVQACADIVLTDGKVQVPEAELLRAVCATLECPMPPLLPSPSLAAER, encoded by the coding sequence ATGAGTTTCTTCGAACAGCAGGCGCGCGCCCGCCGCCGCAGCCTGGTGCTAGTGGGCTACTTCCTGCTTGCCGTGCTGCTGACCATGGTGGCGGTGGTGGCTGGGTTCTACCTGCTGCACGCCTACCTAGACAGCAAGGTACCGCCGCTTGGTCCTTGGCTGCGCGACGGCCCAGCGCTGGTAGCCAGTCTGACCGTGCTGGCGGTGGTGGCCGCTGGCTCACTGACCAAGCTGTGGCAGCTGCGCGATGGCGGCGAAGGGCTGGCGCGCCTACTCAAGGCGCGCGCGGTTACTGCTGGCGCCGATGCACCGCAGGAGCGCCAGTTGATCAACGTGGTGGAAGAAATGGCCATTGCCGCCGGCCTGCCAATGCCACGCCTGTATGTGCTCGATAACGAACCTCACATCAATGCCATGGTGGCCGGTTACCAGACCTCCCGCGCCTGCCTGTTTGTCACCCGTGGCGCACTGGAACAACTGCCACGGGACGAGCTTCAGGGCGTGATCGCCCACGAATTCAGCCACATTTTCAACGCCGACATGCGCCTTAACCTGCACTTAGTGGCGCTGTTGGCCGGCATCCTGACCTTGGGCAAGCTCGGCAGCTTCCTAATGCGCAACGCCTTCCACCTGTCCGCGTCCCAGCGCCACAGCCGCAACAGCAACAAGGACAGCGGCGGCGCGCTGTTCTTGGTGGTTGGGCTGCTGCTGGTACTGATCGGCTACCTTGGGCTGCTATTCGGCCGCTTGATCAAGGCGGCGATTTCGCGGCAGCGGGAGATGCTGGCGGATGCCGGCGCGGTGCAATTTACCCGCAACCCGGCCGGCCTCGCCGGCGCGCTGACGCGACTGCGCAACGGTGCCGGCACCGAGCTGCGTTCGGTGTATGCCGAGGACATGAGCCATATGTGCTTCGGCAACCCGCTTGCCGCCCATCGTCGCTGGCTGGCCACCCACCCGGAGCTGGATGAACGGCTGGCCGCACTCGGCCCGCAATGGCTGGCACGGGCACGGGTTTCGGCGCGTCGTGCTGCGACACCGGACCCGCAGCAACCCCAGCCGCACCTGGCCGCGGCCGGCAGCGCTATGGCGTTCAGCGGCGCGGCCGTGGCCGCGCAAGTCGGCACCGTGACGCCGGCTCACCTCGGCTACGCCCAAAGCTTGGTGGACATGATCCCGCCGCCGGTGCGCGCCGGCCTGCGTGAGGCGGACAGCGCCCGCGACATCCTGATGAGCCTGATGGTGGCCAATGCCGGCAGTGCCGGCGCGGGGATGCTGGCGGCACACCCACAGCAGGCGGCGCTGGCACACTGGCTGCCGCTACTGCGTCCGCTCGGGCCGCGCATGCGTCTGCCACTGGTGGATTTGGCGCTACCGGCGTTGCGCGAACAGTCGCTGGACGCACGCCAACAAACGCTGCAGGCGCTAACCTCATTGCTGCGCCAAGACACTGCTTTCAGTGTGTTTGAGTTCACGCTGTTGCAGCTGGTCACCCACCAATTGCTGCCACGGGATGGCCGCAAGGCAGTGCTTTATCACCGCTACGCCGAGGTCGGCCCGGAGCTCACCTTGCTGCTGTCGGTGCTGGTGCACGCCAGCGGCGCCACCGGCGATGCCGCCGAACACTTATTTCAACGCAGCGGAAGAGTGTTGCTGCCGGCCGGCAGCACGTTGCGGCCACGCACCGTGTGCCGGCTGGAATGGCTCGGCGAAGCGCTCAATCGGCTCAACCTGCTGGCGCCACGCTTGAAGCAGGCGCTGGTGCAAGCCTGTGCCGACATCGTGCTCACCGACGGCAAAGTGCAAGTACCGGAAGCAGAACTGCTACGCGCGGTGTGCGCCACGCTGGAATGCCCCATGCCACCACTGCTGCCGTCCCCATCACTCGCTGCGGAACGGTAA
- a CDS encoding alkyl sulfatase dimerization domain-containing protein gives MTARLITSLVLLAGALSACSDGAPAPSANAAAQAELAAHSAEFRRELIHVTEGVHVAVGFGLANSILLEGGDGIVVVDTLETREQAAEALAAFRTVTDKPLAAIVYTHNHVDHIFGAGAFDPDGQVPVYAHRSTARYIHDIVNVIRPVMAVRSARMFGSHLEGSALENAGIGPFLGINAERHVDLRLPTETVDRQRVVQVAGLTLELHHAPGETDDQLFVWLPQQRTLLPGDNFYRAFPNLYTLRGTHPRDVDQWVASIDHMLEFPIEHLVPSHGRPLHGAEAIRSALTDYRDAMQYVHDQTVYWMNRGLTPERIVEQVQLPPQLAASPYLQPFYGQVDWSVRAIFDGYLGWFSGDATDLAPLPPAERSALLAQLAERDTPLKQALGDAIAAQQWSWALQLARALNDLNQQDQQVRNWHAHALTRLGEQSQNANARHYYLTQAEEVLNGLQPGVRTPVEAATVHSIPLAQLFTSMRVSLNAERAGQRQLTVAFEFTDSGEAWHLTLRNGVLVVKEGRTERADIRLALPAWLWKEVSAQLRNPGVAFLRSDVRLQGSLAELVGFLRLFDPMQ, from the coding sequence ATGACCGCTCGTTTGATAACCTCGCTGGTACTGCTCGCCGGTGCCCTAAGCGCGTGTTCGGACGGCGCCCCGGCGCCGTCCGCCAACGCCGCAGCCCAAGCCGAACTGGCCGCTCACAGCGCCGAATTCCGCCGCGAGCTAATCCATGTCACCGAGGGCGTGCATGTGGCGGTGGGCTTCGGCCTTGCCAACAGCATCCTGCTGGAAGGCGGCGACGGCATCGTCGTGGTCGACACGCTGGAAACCCGGGAGCAAGCTGCCGAGGCACTGGCAGCGTTTCGCACCGTCACCGACAAGCCGCTGGCCGCCATCGTCTATACCCATAACCACGTCGACCATATCTTTGGCGCCGGCGCCTTCGACCCCGACGGCCAGGTGCCGGTGTACGCCCACCGCTCCACGGCGCGCTATATCCATGACATCGTCAATGTGATCCGGCCCGTGATGGCGGTGCGTTCGGCGCGCATGTTCGGCAGCCACTTGGAAGGCAGTGCGCTGGAAAACGCCGGCATCGGCCCCTTCCTCGGCATCAACGCCGAACGCCACGTGGATCTGCGCCTGCCCACCGAAACCGTGGACCGACAGCGCGTGGTGCAGGTGGCAGGACTGACGCTGGAACTGCACCACGCCCCCGGCGAAACCGACGACCAACTGTTCGTGTGGCTGCCGCAGCAGCGCACGCTGCTACCGGGCGACAACTTCTACCGCGCCTTCCCCAACCTCTACACGCTGCGCGGCACTCACCCGCGCGACGTCGACCAGTGGGTGGCCAGCATCGACCACATGCTGGAATTCCCAATCGAGCACTTGGTGCCGTCCCACGGCCGGCCACTGCACGGCGCCGAGGCGATCCGTAGCGCGCTCACCGACTACCGCGATGCGATGCAATATGTGCACGACCAAACGGTGTACTGGATGAACCGTGGCCTCACTCCAGAACGCATCGTTGAGCAGGTGCAGCTGCCGCCGCAGCTGGCCGCGTCACCTTACTTGCAACCGTTCTACGGTCAGGTGGACTGGTCGGTGCGCGCCATCTTCGACGGCTACTTGGGTTGGTTCAGCGGCGATGCCACTGATCTGGCACCGTTGCCGCCAGCAGAACGCTCCGCCTTGCTGGCGCAGTTGGCCGAGCGCGACACCCCCCTCAAGCAGGCGCTGGGCGATGCAATTGCCGCGCAGCAATGGAGCTGGGCCTTGCAGCTGGCGCGCGCGCTCAACGATTTGAATCAACAGGATCAACAGGTCCGCAACTGGCACGCGCACGCGCTGACCCGGCTCGGCGAGCAGAGCCAAAATGCCAACGCCCGCCACTACTATCTGACCCAAGCGGAAGAAGTGCTCAACGGTTTGCAACCCGGGGTGCGCACGCCGGTGGAGGCGGCCACCGTGCACAGCATCCCGCTGGCGCAATTGTTCACCTCGATGCGGGTGTCGCTGAACGCTGAACGCGCCGGGCAGCGCCAGCTGACGGTGGCGTTCGAATTCACCGACTCAGGCGAGGCCTGGCACCTAACGCTGCGCAATGGCGTGCTGGTCGTGAAGGAAGGCCGCACCGAGCGGGCGGACATCCGCCTTGCGTTGCCGGCCTGGCTGTGGAAGGAGGTCAGTGCCCAACTGCGCAACCCCGGCGTCGCTTTCCTGCGCAGCGATGTGCGGCTACAGGGATCGCTGGCAGAGCTGGTGGGTTTCCTGCGCTTGTTCGACCCGATGCAGTGA
- a CDS encoding DUF1820 family protein: MTQPRQIYKVIFLNQGQIYEIYVSNIYQSDLYGFIEVEEFLFGERAQMVVDPSEERLKNEFAGVQRSFIPVNAVIRIDEVEKEGIGKILDAGPNGNIHAFPMPIGPNTRK, translated from the coding sequence ATGACGCAACCGCGCCAGATCTACAAAGTGATCTTCCTGAATCAAGGGCAGATCTATGAGATCTACGTCAGCAACATCTACCAAAGTGACCTGTACGGGTTCATCGAGGTGGAGGAGTTCCTGTTCGGCGAGCGTGCCCAGATGGTGGTGGACCCGTCCGAGGAGCGCCTCAAGAACGAGTTCGCTGGCGTGCAGCGCTCGTTCATCCCGGTCAATGCGGTGATCCGTATCGACGAAGTGGAAAAAGAGGGCATTGGCAAGATCCTCGACGCCGGCCCCAATGGCAACATCCACGCCTTCCCGATGCCGATTGGGCCCAATACCCGCAAATAA
- a CDS encoding TIGR03915 family putative DNA repair protein — MSWTGHAADFNAWRDQARALYRAQLPPHQVHWDDAAQPSLLSDGGNLPAPVRAGPRVPKTLLAQLERAAACRIEQRWNLLYRVLWRVAEGDRSAMLAGDADGSQLVQRLTAVRREVHHMHAFVRFQPAPDGLPLDLIGWHQPRHQILRWVGDHFHGRLGRRRWLLATPDDGALHGDGEQVHWLAQCPPDWASAARGAAGEGDPMWERYFSSTFNPNRLNPQAQLRHMPRRFLAALPEGALSARLIQATRRGAAPEVVRSGAPLRIKSAPPAEAEPAEPHRDNQAGRADKDR; from the coding sequence ATGAGCTGGACCGGCCACGCCGCTGATTTCAACGCTTGGCGCGATCAGGCGCGGGCGCTGTACCGCGCGCAGCTGCCGCCGCACCAAGTGCATTGGGACGATGCCGCGCAGCCCAGCCTGCTCAGCGACGGCGGCAACTTGCCGGCGCCGGTGCGCGCTGGTCCGCGGGTGCCCAAAACACTGTTAGCACAGCTGGAGCGCGCCGCCGCCTGCCGCATCGAACAGCGCTGGAATTTGCTCTACCGGGTGCTATGGCGCGTCGCCGAAGGTGACCGCAGTGCCATGTTGGCGGGCGATGCCGATGGCAGCCAGCTGGTGCAGCGCCTCACCGCGGTGCGGCGCGAGGTGCACCACATGCACGCCTTTGTGCGCTTCCAGCCCGCTCCCGACGGCCTGCCGCTGGACCTGATCGGCTGGCACCAACCACGCCATCAAATACTGCGCTGGGTCGGCGACCACTTTCACGGCCGCCTTGGTCGTCGCCGCTGGCTGCTGGCCACCCCGGACGACGGTGCCTTGCACGGTGATGGCGAGCAGGTGCATTGGCTGGCACAGTGCCCGCCAGATTGGGCCTCCGCTGCACGCGGCGCTGCCGGCGAAGGCGATCCGATGTGGGAGCGCTATTTCAGCAGTACCTTCAATCCCAACCGCCTCAATCCCCAAGCACAGTTACGCCACATGCCGCGACGCTTCCTCGCCGCGCTGCCGGAAGGTGCGCTCAGCGCCCGGCTGATCCAGGCCACGCGCCGGGGAGCGGCCCCGGAAGTGGTTCGCAGCGGTGCTCCACTGCGCATCAAGTCAGCGCCGCCCGCCGAGGCAGAGCCTGCAGAACCGCACCGCGACAATCAGGCTGGCCGTGCGGACAAAGACCGCTGA
- a CDS encoding putative DNA modification/repair radical SAM protein, whose product MELIAKLSLLADAAKYDASCASSAAPKRNSRNREGLGASTGGGICHSYTPDGRCVALLKILLTNFCLYDCQYCINRRSSDVPRARFSVDEVVRLTLDFYQRNYVSGLFLSSGIIRSPDYTMEQLVAVARSLREQHQFRGYIHLKTIPEADPALVAAAGRYADRVSVNIELPRQEGLQRLAPEKSLSTIHSAMGVIHQAGETHRHATPSFSGRKPARLAPAGQSTQMIVGADDSSDAQVLTTAENLYQRFKLRRVYYSAYSPIPGAPGTVPHQPPPLLREHRLYQADHLIRLYGFGAGELLAGTTTLALDLDPKLAWALNHRDQFPVDLNLAPEQLIARVPGIGLRSAQRLVMLRRRRAVCFDDLVRLRCVVRKAQPFIVTRDYRPSRAEPESARLARQLRDPVPEQLGLWG is encoded by the coding sequence ATGGAGCTGATCGCCAAACTCTCGTTGCTGGCCGATGCCGCCAAGTACGACGCCTCCTGCGCCAGCAGCGCGGCGCCGAAGCGCAACTCGCGCAACCGCGAGGGCCTCGGTGCGTCCACCGGCGGCGGCATCTGCCACAGCTACACGCCGGACGGCCGCTGCGTGGCGTTACTCAAGATCCTGCTGACCAATTTCTGCCTGTATGACTGCCAGTACTGCATCAACCGCCGCAGCAGCGATGTGCCCCGCGCCCGCTTCAGCGTCGATGAAGTGGTGCGGCTGACGCTGGACTTCTACCAGCGCAATTACGTCAGTGGGCTGTTCCTCAGTTCCGGCATCATCCGCTCGCCGGATTACACCATGGAGCAACTGGTGGCAGTGGCGCGCAGTTTGCGCGAGCAACACCAGTTCCGCGGTTACATCCACCTGAAGACCATCCCCGAGGCGGACCCAGCGCTGGTGGCCGCCGCTGGCCGCTATGCCGATCGCGTCAGCGTCAATATCGAGCTGCCGCGGCAGGAAGGACTGCAGCGACTGGCACCAGAGAAAAGCCTGTCCACCATTCATTCGGCCATGGGGGTCATTCACCAAGCCGGCGAAACCCACCGCCACGCCACCCCCAGCTTCAGCGGCCGTAAACCGGCACGCTTGGCACCCGCTGGCCAGAGCACGCAAATGATCGTCGGTGCCGACGACAGCAGCGATGCGCAGGTGCTGACCACCGCCGAAAACCTGTATCAGCGCTTCAAGTTGCGGCGCGTGTACTACTCGGCCTACAGCCCGATCCCCGGCGCCCCCGGCACCGTGCCGCACCAACCGCCACCGCTGCTGCGCGAACACCGTCTCTACCAAGCTGACCATCTCATCCGTCTGTACGGCTTCGGCGCGGGTGAATTGCTGGCCGGCACCACCACGCTGGCACTGGATCTAGACCCAAAACTGGCCTGGGCGCTCAACCACCGCGACCAGTTCCCGGTGGACCTCAACCTTGCTCCCGAACAGCTGATTGCGCGCGTGCCCGGTATTGGCCTGCGCAGCGCCCAGCGCCTAGTGATGCTGCGCAGGCGACGGGCGGTGTGTTTCGATGATCTGGTGCGACTGCGCTGCGTGGTACGCAAAGCGCAGCCATTCATTGTCACCCGCGATTACCGGCCTTCGAGGGCCGAACCGGAGTCGGCACGCTTGGCACGGCAACTGCGAGACCCGGTGCCAGAACAACTGGGGCTGTGGGGATGA
- a CDS encoding AraC family transcriptional regulator ligand-binding domain-containing protein, whose product MSSTTIAVWLHAVLNALQARGLDADALAAAAGLARARQCDPMARVPVAAMTRLWQSAEQASGDAAFALDVPAHFSPTYFQALGVALVSSATVREALHRVVAFYRLVSDSVEVCLQHSGAHTALVIRASGAPDSVHPAAVEAFMAVLVDGLVRTARVPVRPVQAQLMRAPCAAPRFAEWFGSVRFGAAEHRLLFERHGLETPLLTANPSLAAHADRELHRTLAAQQGDPLLVTVQVLLWRALCEQQQLLDQDALAAQLHLSTRTLRRRLQRAGTRLQTLQTAARKRRAAELLLAGEPVGQVAAALGYQDAGNFSTAFRRWYRCAPRTFQQRGGLPLK is encoded by the coding sequence ATGAGCAGCACCACCATCGCCGTGTGGCTTCACGCGGTCCTCAATGCTTTGCAGGCACGTGGGCTTGATGCCGACGCGTTGGCGGCGGCGGCCGGCTTGGCGCGTGCGCGCCAGTGCGATCCGATGGCACGGGTGCCGGTGGCGGCGATGACGCGGCTTTGGCAAAGCGCAGAGCAAGCCAGTGGTGATGCGGCCTTCGCGCTTGATGTGCCGGCCCATTTCAGCCCTACCTATTTCCAAGCGCTGGGGGTGGCGTTGGTGTCCAGTGCCACGGTGCGTGAGGCGTTGCACCGGGTGGTGGCGTTCTACCGGCTGGTGTCCGACAGCGTTGAGGTCTGTTTGCAACACAGCGGTGCCCACACCGCGCTGGTCATCCGCGCTAGCGGTGCGCCCGACAGCGTTCATCCGGCCGCGGTAGAAGCGTTCATGGCGGTGCTGGTGGATGGCTTGGTGCGCACGGCGCGGGTGCCGGTGCGACCGGTGCAAGCGCAGTTGATGCGGGCGCCGTGCGCAGCGCCACGGTTTGCCGAGTGGTTTGGCAGCGTGCGCTTTGGGGCCGCTGAGCACCGCCTGTTGTTCGAGCGCCACGGCCTGGAAACACCGCTGCTGACCGCCAACCCGTCGCTGGCCGCCCACGCGGACCGCGAGCTGCATCGCACCTTGGCGGCACAGCAGGGCGATCCGCTGCTGGTGACCGTGCAAGTGCTGCTGTGGCGGGCTCTGTGTGAACAGCAGCAGTTGCTCGACCAAGATGCGCTGGCGGCGCAACTGCATCTATCCACCCGCACCTTGCGCCGGCGCCTGCAGCGCGCCGGCACCCGCTTGCAGACCCTGCAGACAGCGGCGCGTAAACGGCGGGCGGCGGAGTTGTTGTTGGCGGGCGAGCCGGTGGGGCAGGTGGCGGCAGCGCTCGGCTACCAAGATGCGGGTAATTTCTCCA
- a CDS encoding LemA family protein codes for MTSYVTLAVLLLALVLSVGVYNRLITLRNRFRNAFAQIDVQLQRRYDLIPNLVDTARAYMEHEAGTLTRITEARNSADSARQRASRAPEDGVAIDALGQAETALRRSLMDFNAVVENYPELRANESIRQLMEELSSTENRVGFARQAFNDAVMFYNTYREQFPNSIIAGLFKSRFTPAEPLTLDTPEARRAPRVSF; via the coding sequence ATGACGTCCTACGTGACACTTGCTGTTCTACTGCTGGCCTTGGTGCTGTCAGTGGGCGTTTACAACCGCCTGATCACCCTGCGCAACCGCTTTCGCAACGCCTTTGCGCAGATCGACGTGCAGCTGCAACGCCGCTACGACCTGATTCCCAACCTGGTGGACACTGCGCGCGCCTACATGGAGCATGAAGCCGGCACCCTCACCCGCATCACCGAAGCGCGCAACAGCGCCGACAGCGCCCGCCAGCGCGCCAGCCGCGCGCCGGAAGATGGCGTCGCCATCGATGCGCTCGGCCAAGCCGAAACCGCCCTGCGTCGTTCGTTGATGGACTTCAATGCCGTGGTGGAGAACTACCCGGAGTTGCGCGCCAACGAGTCCATCCGCCAGCTGATGGAAGAGCTGTCTTCCACTGAAAACCGAGTCGGCTTCGCCCGCCAGGCGTTCAACGATGCGGTAATGTTCTACAACACCTACCGCGAGCAATTCCCCAACTCGATCATTGCTGGCCTGTTCAAGAGCCGCTTCACGCCGGCCGAACCGCTGACGCTGGACACCCCGGAGGCGCGCCGCGCGCCGCGCGTAAGCTTCTGA
- a CDS encoding outer membrane protein assembly factor BamB family protein codes for MSGLPSFQPSLRPLLLATAVALALSACGGSSSSHRSTTAPTPVPPQLVLPGAGEQFAHHIALDHHPDAVRQHLITRGSSIHPVLDELLLPVVTPPAQVSQWQPQGPRLAAPADPVWGGRGAYRTLHADAVNSDTVHTAIAQPMQASWVAESELYLPEGATFDDAGNGYAVPTDPKEDVWLVKFDGRTGARLWAMGGRQFGQGGAPIILNHPQQPGEHIIIAASFDQVMAVDSHGNLLWATPTGLPRDPGRSTVLSRSFGANYHPATGSILTVFGNGAVVGHALADGRLLTPTAYQLPGSPPPRPPIEVKPELFMAELEGIIGHLFNDLQSFADITNLILGGDVEVANYFSIHPVTGQVVIASTAPDEADGYRDGVSEKGALYGLAVSTNSDGLLQFNVQWQQHFDGGSASTPALNATGDRIYVADDAGLVIAVNAATGQRIWEADTHAGQVVGSIAVDDERQEIYAATGTHIIKWFDQGHCAGDGQQCGQPAWRSNLPGVFDLSPLTDGSASTALHQRLGALLTLVMRGQGNSQFSYRTDTANMVLAGVTANGIVAQAGFGWEAGPGRVLPFQLAQVVLDRADGSVLHSTPALEESVAVMSSANSGDLYMGNSPIRRVLSDALIQRAGTTLQLESFAEFGYRAYGGITRFGLSTASHQWRRMVDDLLRAMTLRLENHRDSAADPGWHSDAVDANFNQVSLLLAQLPDALAVGEQLGELGADAARYQQLQVDLADALARQHLADALAALAAL; via the coding sequence GTGTCCGGCTTGCCGTCCTTCCAACCGAGTTTACGCCCGCTGTTGCTGGCCACCGCCGTCGCTCTGGCCCTCAGTGCCTGCGGCGGCTCCTCGTCTTCGCACCGCAGCACGACAGCGCCGACGCCGGTGCCGCCGCAGCTAGTGCTGCCCGGTGCGGGCGAGCAGTTCGCACACCACATTGCTCTCGACCATCACCCGGATGCTGTGCGCCAACACCTGATCACCCGCGGCAGCAGCATCCACCCGGTACTGGACGAGCTGTTGCTGCCGGTGGTCACACCGCCAGCGCAGGTGTCGCAGTGGCAGCCGCAGGGCCCCCGGCTCGCGGCACCGGCCGACCCGGTCTGGGGCGGACGCGGCGCCTACCGCACCCTGCACGCTGACGCGGTCAACAGCGACACCGTCCACACTGCTATCGCCCAGCCGATGCAAGCGTCGTGGGTAGCAGAATCAGAGTTGTACCTGCCGGAGGGCGCCACCTTCGATGACGCCGGCAACGGTTATGCCGTGCCCACTGACCCTAAAGAAGACGTGTGGCTGGTGAAATTCGATGGCCGCACGGGTGCCCGGCTGTGGGCCATGGGCGGACGGCAGTTCGGCCAAGGCGGTGCACCTATTATTCTCAATCATCCGCAGCAACCGGGTGAGCACATCATCATTGCTGCCAGCTTCGACCAAGTCATGGCGGTGGACAGCCACGGCAACCTGTTGTGGGCCACGCCCACCGGACTGCCGCGTGATCCTGGCCGCAGCACCGTACTGTCGCGTTCGTTCGGCGCCAACTACCACCCCGCCACCGGCAGCATCCTGACCGTGTTCGGCAACGGCGCGGTGGTCGGCCATGCGCTGGCCGACGGCCGGCTGCTCACACCGACCGCCTATCAGCTGCCGGGCAGCCCGCCGCCGCGGCCGCCGATCGAAGTGAAGCCGGAACTGTTCATGGCTGAGCTGGAAGGCATTATCGGCCACCTGTTCAACGATCTGCAGAGCTTTGCCGATATCACCAACCTGATCCTCGGCGGCGATGTGGAAGTGGCCAACTACTTCAGCATCCACCCAGTCACCGGCCAAGTAGTGATTGCCAGCACCGCGCCGGATGAGGCCGACGGCTACCGGGACGGTGTGTCCGAAAAAGGCGCGCTGTACGGACTGGCAGTCAGCACCAACAGTGACGGCTTGCTGCAATTTAATGTCCAGTGGCAGCAGCATTTCGACGGCGGCAGCGCGTCGACACCGGCCCTGAACGCCACCGGCGATCGTATTTACGTAGCTGATGACGCCGGACTGGTGATCGCTGTCAACGCGGCCACCGGCCAGCGCATCTGGGAGGCCGACACGCACGCTGGACAGGTGGTGGGCTCGATCGCGGTGGACGATGAGCGCCAGGAAATCTACGCCGCTACCGGCACTCACATCATCAAGTGGTTTGATCAAGGCCACTGCGCTGGCGATGGCCAGCAGTGCGGCCAGCCGGCGTGGCGCAGCAACCTGCCCGGCGTGTTTGACCTGAGTCCACTGACTGACGGTAGCGCCAGTACCGCACTGCACCAGCGGCTCGGCGCCTTGCTGACACTGGTAATGCGCGGTCAGGGTAACAGCCAATTCAGCTACCGCACCGACACCGCCAACATGGTGCTCGCCGGTGTCACCGCCAATGGCATTGTGGCCCAGGCCGGTTTCGGCTGGGAGGCCGGCCCCGGCCGGGTATTGCCATTCCAACTGGCGCAGGTGGTACTGGACCGCGCCGATGGCAGCGTGCTGCACAGCACACCAGCGCTGGAAGAGAGTGTGGCGGTGATGTCCTCGGCCAACAGTGGTGATCTATACATGGGCAACTCGCCGATCCGCCGTGTGCTGTCAGATGCACTGATCCAACGCGCGGGCACCACCTTGCAGCTGGAGAGCTTCGCCGAGTTCGGCTATCGCGCTTACGGCGGCATCACCCGCTTCGGGCTGTCCACCGCCAGTCATCAATGGCGGCGCATGGTCGATGATTTGCTGCGCGCGATGACGCTGCGGTTGGAGAACCACCGCGATAGCGCCGCTGATCCAGGCTGGCACAGCGATGCCGTGGACGCCAACTTCAATCAGGTCAGCCTCTTGCTGGCACAGCTGCCGGACGCTTTGGCGGTGGGTGAGCAACTCGGCGAGTTGGGCGCTGACGCGGCGCGCTACCAGCAGCTGCAAGTCGACCTCGCCGACGCGCTGGCGCGCCAGCATCTGGCTGATGCGCTGGCCGCATTGGCGGCGCTGTGA